The sequence CACAAAACAatagaacattttttaaagatacatGTATATTCTAGGATGTTTATCAAACACATCAGAAAGAGTTTCTGtgggaagaaattggagggaaggtAGTTTGGAGATAAAGGAAATgttaaattgaaataaaatgaaattagaaTGCTGCCTTGTATGGACTAAAGCTATGTTATGATCTGAGTAGTATGATTAACTTGACTATCTGCTCCTGagttccaaaataaataaataaatggagagaacaGCCTCAGGGAGATTTCCCTTCATAATCCTTGATTTACAAGGGTAGTACACTAACCACTGAAATATAAAGTCTTTAATTAGTTTTAGTCCATaccaaaaaaactcactgccagggagcggagtcaattctgactcatagtcaccctaaaggacagagtagaactgcccccatacgttttcaaagtctgtaatctttacagaagtagactgctacatctttctcccaagagcattggtgggtttgaactgatgacctttttgttagcagccgagtgcttaatcactgtgctaccagggctttaATTAGTTCCAGCCCGTAGGTGACTATTTTCCCAATTGGAGGAACAGGAGGCAAACTTATGGAGTTTTCTCACTCCAAAGAGTGCTCATCTCACATATGATTAAGTGTGCACCTTCATTGCTAACAGCTCACTCAGATAAAAGGCAAGACCACCCCTAAGCACATTTCCGAGGAGAGTATGAAAAACATCCttttgccaaaaagaattagcatcACTCAGGGGCTAGGAAGCTGGCTTGGAGACCAGGGAGGAAGTAAGAATTAACTCACAGTTGACTGAGCATTCTTCTAAATACACCTCTTGGCCTTTGGTTTCCACACTGGTAAAATGGAGGCATCCATTAGCTGGGACTTCGTAGAAACTGTCTGAAGAAGACTGAAACAAGTCAGCAGAATCTTTTGAATTGGGGGTTGGGAGAGCTAAAAGAAATGGTTATAAATAAGGTATTTTCGTCAGAGCTACAGGAACTATTCAGCACTATTTAGCAATTAACATACTAAATGGATGTAATTAAAATATCTTGATCAGGACTTACTGTCAAATGCACTTATTTTTTCAGGGGTGAGGGTGTTTAGAGCATTATATTACCAAGCAGTGAACCATTCTCTTGTAagcactgaatgaaaatgaaaatgttcAGAAGGTGATGGGCACAGGAATTGTTTTGTGTATTCATCTCCGGACAGGCTTCTGAGGAACAGAAAAAGTCAGGAGTGCCCGGAAAGACTTCATTCTTTATGTTTCGGCAGGCCTGGGATGGGCTAAGGGATATCATATTTCACTGCACTGACTTTAATAGGATAAGATGTTGGCTAATATAATAACAGCATGACATGAGATTTAGGTGCTCTCAGGGGCTTGTTGGGGAAAATGAAATCAGTCACTATGGTGACAGTCTAATTACATAAGAATGGGACCAGCTGAGGGGTGCATATACCTTCCCTAAAGCAGTGGGTTTAGAAATTCCACCCTGTTCTCTTTCCAACTTTCGGAAGTTTTTCTGAAATTAAATTCATTCTGCATGAATCTTTCCAAACTCCGTTCTTCTATTTGGAAtgcttaaaaaaaacccattaaagGGGACAGCAATTGATTACACAGTTAGAAGGAAACTACAGGTAAGACTGCTGCAGCACTTAGGCAATTTGGGGTTTTACCTATTCATATACAGGTGACTATGGTAAGATGGAGtcagacctgagtttgaatcccagctcaggCACATTCTAGCTGCTTAATCTTTAACAGGTTTCCTCACTTGtatggaaaactgaagaagaattaatgcctttgaattatggtactgatCGAAAACATGGAACATACtatatgaactgccagaagaatgaacaaatctgtcttggaagaagtacaatcaggatgctccttagaagcaagggtggtgagactttgtctcacatactttgaacatgttatcatgagggaccagtccctggagaagcacatcatgcttggtaaaatagagggtcactgaaaaagaggaagaccctcgaggagatgaactgacacaatgactgcaataatgggctcaaacatacaatgattgtgaggatggggcaagaccaggctgtgtttcattctgttgtgcatagagtcactataagtgggaaccaactcaacagcacctaacaacaaaaacatggagTTCAATTGTCTAACGACTTAAGAGTTATCACCCACATAGTAGCAGACACCTGCTTATCTTAGGCCTGCACCATTTATTTCtgcaattcccactcacagaacAGATTCACTTGTAAACTCCATTTGACAACTGCCCTGTTCTCCATATCTACTGTCTGCTAATCATAATGAGAAGATAATACCAATGCCAAGTGTGATTGTCTGCCCCCCAAAAGACTCCAAGTCTTTGAGTAATTTGTTACATAGTGATAGATACCAatctgattttggtatcaagaGTGGGTTACTTCTATAACAAAACCCTGAAATGCTGGAGTGGCTTTAGAACTGGGTGGTGGACAGAAGCTGGAAGGGCTTCGAAGAGAGTGTTAGTGAAAGCCTGAAGAGTCTTGAAGAAGCCATTGGAAGAATCCTGATGGCCTTTGAGGAGCCTGCAGGTAagagtttaaaaagaaatgaggaagaaGTTATTGACAATTAGAGGAAAGGTAGTCCTTTAGAAAGTGCTGTAGAAAGTGGTCAGGAACTGAAGCCTCTTGCCACCAGCGATGTgaatgagccatcttggaaacGGATCCTACATTTCTAGTTAAGCCTTCACTAGACTACAGCTCCAGCCAACATCTTCACTGAAGTCTCCTGAGAAACCCTGAGCCAAAACCACCCAGCTAAGGTACTCCCagattcctgactcacagaaactgtgagataacgtttgttttaagctgctaagttttggggtaatgcTAAGCAGTAATAGACTAATAAACCAAGGGTACGGGCTCTGGATGCTTCCAAAGATTCCAATTCCTGGGGAATCAAAGTGTTCTGATTTCCGTGCACAACTCACAGAGGGGTACAAAAGATCTTGTCACCAGAGCTTTATATGGTCCCATTTTAATAGTTCCATCAGCTTCTCCCTCTAAACCCCTCTCTCCACAGAGGGCTCAAAGGATTCTAAAATGTCAGATACTGAATTGCACAATATGACAGTTTAACTTTCTGTCAGCCAAaattaagaacaaacaacaaaaggaatgaaaattacaaaacacccTCCCCAATGACCCTGGACACAAAAATGTCCTTTTAGGACATGAAAAAATGTTTACGTTGAAAAAAGATTTTCTAAATATGATAACATTACATTTGTTAAGACTAAAGTGTTTCCTTTTAAGCCTGGAGAGGTGGAAATAACTAAGCAAGGAACACTATTCACTAGGCATAGTAATGTTGATGTTTGAGTTGtcatttgttgagtttttttttttttttcagcatagtGCATCAATCCCTGTTTTGaatacaaacataaaaataatttccagggaaatgaactggagaaaaaacagaaatgtGCATGGgactggaaaaaaacaaaccagattttcttttcaatattttgTAGAATTGCTCCGACATTAAAAAACAAGagctttctgaaaaaaaaatatctaaCAAAAGCTACACAGAGATTAAGAATACATTGTCCATGGAGACATTAACATGTATTTAAAACAGTTTTAATCCCATCCCAGCCACTGGTATTTCTGTGGCCAGCATCTGGCCATCCTAGCTAAAAATCATCTAAGGGAATCAATGGAGAGCAAACACCATTCTATCCCCCTCCATTCTTCTCAACCACACCTCAGCTTCTCCCCTGACCAGATCAAGATGTCCTTTCTCTCCCAAATACAAGACAAAAGCTCTTCTTTAAACACAGAAACACAGATATGGGGtagaggtgggagaggggttgCTTACACCAccagcaaaccaaaaaaacaaaaaacaagagggggttggtggattcaaactgccaaccttttgtttatgcagcctgagctcttaatcactggcaCCACTAGGACATCACCAGCGAGCAGCCAAAAATGTCCtacatgttaaaaatattttctacaaaTCTTCGGAGTCCCTGTAAGTACTAAATAATGTATGCCAGTAATAATAGTTAAAATGTAGTGGATACTTCTGGAGTGTTGACACCTTTACATTTAACCTACAAAACAGCCGTATGAGCTGGGTATTATCATTATCTCCGCTTTACAGgtttaaaaaagtagaaaacagAGTGGTAAATTGTCCACTTTTCCACGGCCACAAAGCCAGTAAGTAGTGGCACCAGGatttgccccccccacccccccgcgtGGCTCTTCCAAAGTAGGTTTTAAAGAGCCAGGTAACCACCTAGCCCAACTCTTCGCACTTTAATATTGCTCTATAAATAACGGTCCCCTTCctctctcttggaaaccctgctggcacagtagttaagcgctatggctgcttaaccaagaagtcagcagttcgaatccaccaggcgctctttggaagccctatggggcagttctattctaggagttggaatcgactggatggcaaccggtttttttttttttcttaagggacCCAATCTAATTCCAGAGGGGCTCCTTACATAAAGGAAAATGACATGCAAACTGGAACTCTCCTTCGACAAATACTGTCTCTTCCCACCTCACTTCACCTGACATCTCAGGCAAAGTCAAGGCAGGCTGTCAGAGAGGGCACAGAggttaccacttttttttttttttttaagcccttagCAGGTAAGAGTGCAAATAGGCTTTGCAAACAGACAAAGCATAGCATTGCTTCTGACCGAAGATATTTGTTTGCTTAGTCTGACTCAGGTTTCCAGAGCCTAGGAGAACAAACACAAACCCTTCCCGGGCCCTCTAGAAATTCCGGGCGGCCACTTTCAATCTGGTGAACAACACTCTGCCCTGGCTTCTTGCAGGATACACAGCAGCAGCGCGGTACTGTGACAGGCGGCGACAAACTGGAACGAGAGAGACTGAAATACACACGGAGCCCAGTCTAAAACAGTATCAaacccactgagtcgattccgactcacagcgaccctataggacagagtaaaactgccctgtagggtttccaaggagccgctggtggatttgaactgccgaccttttggttagcaggcgagctcttaaccactgcaccaccagtcaaGTTGACTTTTCTGGGTAGGGAGTGGGGGAAGCGGGGCCCAATTCCCGCCTCGGGAGAGAGCGCGGCACTGGGTCCATCCTCCTACTCCCCGGGAAGCTGCGAATCCGCCCGGCGGAGCTGAGCCCCGCGGGAAAAGCAGAAAAGGGCCACTGCCGctttaaatgactcaggaagtgAAAGGGGGCCTACTGACAGTGATAAGGAATGTAGCGCCGGGGCGGCGCGGGGTCGCCGACCGCCAGGATCTTGCCGGGGGCCGCGGGAGTCCGAGCCGCTGCGTCGCGCCGGCGCCTCGGGGCGCGGGGAGGCGGCGGGGCGCCGCCCCGCGCCGGAAGTGCCCGGGACGACAGAGGAAGCGCAGCGGCGCGCGGAGCAGGCCTAGCCGGCGGGAAGGCCGCTTGCTCCTCGGTCCCGACCCGCTGCCGGGAGCAGGCAGCGGTAGCCGCGTCAGGCCTTGCTCTGAGGCACGGCGCGGCCCGGACGGGCGTTGATTTCCCGGGGAGTGACCTCGTGGGGAGGAGAAAGTGAGGAGGCCGCGCGAAGGCGCTGAGCTTGGAGGCCTTGGGGCCTTGGTCGCGTCCCAGCACCCACATGGCCTCGGGAGTGGGCGCGGCCTTCGAGGAGCTGCCTCACGACGGCACGTGTGACGAGTGCGAGCCCGACGAGGCTCCAGGGGCAGAGGAAGTGTGCAGAGAATGCGGCTTCTGCTACTGTCTCCGCCACGCCGAGGCGCACAAGCAGAAGTTCCTCAGTCACCACCTGGCAGAGTACATCCATGGCGCTGGGGCCTGGCCCTCGGGAGCCACGGGGGAGGGCCAAGGGCAGGACAAAGTTGAAGCCAAGGTGGAGAatgagacagagatagagagcgAAGCTGGGGAAGAGAGTGAGTCTGAGGAAGAAAGTGAATCAGAGGAGAGCGAGACGGAGGAAGAGAGTGAGGATGAGAGCGATGAGGAGAGTGAAGAAGACAGCGAGGAAGAAATGGAGGATGAGCAAGAAAGTGAGGCAGAGGAAGACaaccaggaagaaggagagtctgaggctgagggagaaactgaggcagagagtgaATTCGACCCAGAAATAGAAATGGAAGCAGAGAGAGTGGCCAAGAGAAAGTGTCCGGACCATGGGCTAGATTTGAGCACCTATTGTCAGGAAGATAGGCAGCTCATCTGTGTCCTGTGTCCAGTCATTGGGGCTCATCAGGGCCACCAACTCTCCACCCTAGACGAAGCCTTCGAAGAACTAAGAGTAAGTATTGGACATTCAGAACACAGGCCTACATTCGTTTTTACCTGCCCCTAAAAAGCTATTCAGCTTGTTGGGGAGCAGTGTTTATCCACTTTTGTTTTTTGCTCGTTTGAACACCTTGGAGAATAAGATGGGAAAGCTCTGGATCCTCACCCAAGAAAAAGGCATGTATATTCAAAATCTAGTGTGCAGTTGGTGGAAAGTTAAAAGCCTTTGGTCTGTGGATCCCAGATAAAACATTTCTTCGAAGCTTAAAAACCAGCTGCcagtggagttgattttgactcctggtgaccgcgtgtgtgtcagtagaactgtgtgctccacaggattttcagtggctaatttttgggaagcagattactaggcttttcttttgaggcgcCTCTTGGGAGTTTGGGCCTAACTTAAACCATTTCCCACCGCTTCACCATTGCTTAGAGTTGTACCTTGACTTAGCGTTCTGGAGAAGGCAACTTCTTTACTTACATGAATACATGGGAAACTGATTTTGCCAAATGAATCCAAGCAGGTAGTGTCTCAATAGTGAAATGCAGGGCTTCTAACCTGTTTGTCCTGGTGCAAACTCCTGgtgaggatttgcatttctaacaagttccctgtt comes from Elephas maximus indicus isolate mEleMax1 chromosome 7, mEleMax1 primary haplotype, whole genome shotgun sequence and encodes:
- the TRIM44 gene encoding tripartite motif-containing protein 44 isoform X2; the encoded protein is MASGVGAAFEELPHDGTCDECEPDEAPGAEEVCRECGFCYCLRHAEAHKQKFLSHHLAEYIHGAGAWPSGATGEGQGQDKVEAKVENETEIESEAGEESESEEESESEESETEEESEDESDEESEEDSEEEMEDEQESEAEEDNQEEGESEAEGETEAESEFDPEIEMEAERVAKRKCPDHGLDLSTYCQEDRQLICVLCPVIGAHQGHQLSTLDEAFEELRSKDSGGLKAAMIELVERLKFKSSDPKVTRDQMKMFIQQEFKKVQKVIADEEQKALHLVDIQEAMATAHVTEILADIQSHMDRLMTQMAQAKEQLDTSNESAEPKAEGDEEGPSQPPCHKDTPAVYGEAYMVSN
- the TRIM44 gene encoding tripartite motif-containing protein 44 isoform X5 is translated as MASGVGAAFEELPHDGTCDECEPDEAPGAEEVCRECGFCYCLRHAEAHKQKFLSHHLAEYIHGAGAWPSGATGEGQGQDKVEAKVENETEIESEAGEESESEEESESEESETEEESEDESDEESEEDSEEEMEDEQESEAEEDNQEEGESEAEGETEAESEFDPEIEMEAERVAKRKCPDHGLDLSTYCQEDRQLICVLCPVIGAHQGHQLSTLDEAFEELRSKDSGGLKAAMIELVERLKFKSSDPKVTRDQMKMFIQQEFKKVQKVIADEEQKALHLVDIQEAMATAHVTEILADIQSHMDRLMTQMAQAKEQLDTSNESAEPKAEGDEEGPR
- the TRIM44 gene encoding tripartite motif-containing protein 44 isoform X3 translates to MASGVGAAFEELPHDGTCDECEPDEAPGAEEVCRECGFCYCLRHAEAHKQKFLSHHLAEYIHGAGAWPSGATGEGQGQDKVEAKVENETEIESEAGEESESEEESESEESETEEESEDESDEESEEDSEEEMEDEQESEAEEDNQEEGESEAEGETEAESEFDPEIEMEAERVAKRKCPDHGLDLSTYCQEDRQLICVLCPVIGAHQGHQLSTLDEAFEELRSKDSGGLKAAMIELVERLKFKSSDPKVTRDQMKMFIQQEFKKVQKVIADEEQKALHLVDIQEAMATAHVTEILADIQSHMDRLMTQMAQAKEQLDTSNESAEPKAEGDEEGPSGASEEEDT
- the TRIM44 gene encoding tripartite motif-containing protein 44 isoform X1, which translates into the protein MASGVGAAFEELPHDGTCDECEPDEAPGAEEVCRECGFCYCLRHAEAHKQKFLSHHLAEYIHGAGAWPSGATGEGQGQDKVEAKVENETEIESEAGEESESEEESESEESETEEESEDESDEESEEDSEEEMEDEQESEAEEDNQEEGESEAEGETEAESEFDPEIEMEAERVAKRKCPDHGLDLSTYCQEDRQLICVLCPVIGAHQGHQLSTLDEAFEELRSKDSGGLKAAMIELVERLKFKSSDPKVTRDQMKMFIQQEFKKVQKVIADEEQKALHLVDIQEAMATAHVTEILADIQSHMDRLMTQMAQAKEQLDTSNESAEPKAEGDEEGPSFPTWYFHGFGSSSLLARLVISLIWQH
- the TRIM44 gene encoding tripartite motif-containing protein 44 isoform X4, coding for MASGVGAAFEELPHDGTCDECEPDEAPGAEEVCRECGFCYCLRHAEAHKQKFLSHHLAEYIHGAGAWPSGATGEGQGQDKVEAKVENETEIESEAGEESESEEESESEESETEEESEDESDEESEEDSEEEMEDEQESEAEEDNQEEGESEAEGETEAESEFDPEIEMEAERVAKRKCPDHGLDLSTYCQEDRQLICVLCPVIGAHQGHQLSTLDEAFEELRSKDSGGLKAAMIELVERLKFKSSDPKVTRDQMKMFIQQEFKKVQKVIADEEQKALHLVDIQEAMATAHVTEILADIQSHMDRLMTQMAQAKEQLDTSNESAEPKAEGDEEGPRCVMRIR